TATAATAAGGTATAAGGCCGGCCGGTTAAATGACAGTTAACACGAATTGAGAACGGAGGCACAATGGAGGTTAAAGTTACCCGGGTATCTCAACCAGGAACCCGCCCCAAGGATGAAGACCTGGGATTTGGTACGGTATTCACCGACCATATGTTTGTCATGGATTATGAAAAGGACAAGGGATGGGTCAATGCCCGCATTGAACCCTTCGGCGATTTTTCTATGTCGCCGGCAAGCATGGTGCTGCATTACGGGCAGGCAGTGTTTGAAGGCCTGAAAGCCTATAAAACAGCAGATGGACAGATTCAGCTCTACCGGGCCCGTGATAATTTTGCCCGCATGAACCGTTCCAGCCAGGGCCTTTGCATTCCTGAAATTGATATCGATTTTGTCATGGACGCGCTGAAACAACTGCTTAAAATTGAAGAAGCCTGGATTCCTGAAACTCCGGGAACCTCTTTGTACATCCGGCCCACCATCGTGGCCACCGATCCTTACCTGGGTGTCCGGGCATCCTACACATACAAGTTTTTTATCATTCTCTCACCTGTGGGATCATACTATTCCCAAGGTCTGCAGCCTGTAAAAATCTGGGTCTGTGAAGACCATGTCAGGGCTGTCCGCGGCGGTGTCGGCGAGTTCAAAACCCCGGGCAACTATGCAGCCAGCCTTCTGGCCGGAGAAAAGGCCAAAAAAGAAGGGTATAATCAGGTCTTGTGGCTCGATGGTATAGAGCTTAAATATATTGAAGAAGTCGGGGCCATGAATATTTTCTTTCTCATCAATGACGAACTGGTTACCCCGATGCTCAATGGCAGCATCCTGCCGGGCATTACCCGTTTTTCAGTCATTGAACTGGCTAAAAAATGGGGCATAAAGGTCAGCGAACGCAAAATCAGCATAGATGAAGTCATTGCCGCGGCCGACAACGGCACCCTGCAGGAAATGTTCGGTTCCGGAACCGCAGCTGTTGTGTCCCCTGTGGGAGAGTTGCGCTATAAAGATAAAGTCATTAATATCGGCGATGGAAATCCCGGTGAAACATGCATGAAATTTTATAATGCCGTCACTGACATTCAGTACGGAAAAGCTGAAGATACTGAAGGCTGGATTGAAGTAGTAGAGTAAATTAACCTTATGTATTTTTTAGTCCATCGGCGCTGAACGAGCGCTCAGTCAAAGATGGAGTTTGATCACCCTCAAACTATTGGAGATAGTATGGCTAAAAAGAAAGAAGTTACCCATGTAGGCGTCCGGATCAAGCGTGCCAGGCTGGATAAAAAACTCAGCCTAGACGCCATGGCCAATGAGACCGGGCTGTCAAAAGATTTTATTAAAAAAATTGAAAGCGGAGAGCAGCGGCCATCAGTGGGAACGCTGCTCCAGCTCTCACGTACCCTTCAACTGGCTTCCGGCTTTTTGCTCAATGAGTCGGATGATTCAGTGGAAGCCCGGGCCGATGCCTATACCAAGCGCACGGATAATTATGCGTATACGCCGTTGTCGCACGGTGCTGAAAACAACCACTTAAAGGCTTTTCGCATCGTTGTAGAAGCCGGTGCCAGACATGAAGGCGTTAGCTTTCAGCACGAGGGCGAAGAATTTGCCTATGTGCTGGACGGTGAAGTTGAAATTCAGGTGGGGGACCATATCAATGTCTTGAAAACAGGGGAATCCCTTCATTTTAATTCAGGGATCAAGCATGACCTGCGCAATATCGGCGATCACGATGCCGAACTGATTGTCGTGGTCTATGCGCCTTAAATCCGTTTTTTGAAAAATAAGGAGATACCATGTTATTCAAGTTAACTGATGAGCAGGTGATGATCCAGAATATGGTGCGTGAATTTTCACGCAAAGTCATCGCCCCCACCGCTGCTGAACGGGACAAAACCCGGGAGTTTCCCGCAGACAATTTCAAACAGATGGGGGAGCTTGGCCTGATGGGTATGATGGTACCCGAAGAGTTTGGCGGGGAAGCTGCAGATGCGGTTTCCTATGTGCTGGCCCTGTCTGAAATCGCATATTCATGCGCATCCACCTCCGTCGTCATGTCGGTTCAAAATTCCATCGTGTGCGAATCGCTCAATAAGTTCGGCACAAAAGCTCAAAAGCAGGAATTTCTCGTACCCCTGGCCTCCGGGGAGATCATCGGGGCCTTTGCCCTGACCGAACCCGATGCCGGGTCTGATCCGGTGAGCCAGACCACCACAGCCGCCAAGGACGGTGATGAGTACGTGATTGACGGCACCAAACGTTTTATTACGTCCGGTGAAAACAGTTCCGTGGTCCTTGTCACGGCCAAAACAGACGAAACAAGGGGACATAAGGGCATATCCTGTTTTATTGTCCCCAAGACCACGCCCGGTCTCGTTGTAGGACATCACGAAGACAAGATGGGGCTGCGGGCATCGGACACCACGGATCTGATTTTTGAAAATTGCCGGATACCGGCGGCCAATATCCTGGGCAAGGAGGGGGATGGATTCAAAATCGCCATGTCCGGCCTGGACAGCGGCAGGATCGGCATTGCTGCCCAGTCCCTTGGCGTGGCCCAGGCCGCCTTTGATGCCGCCGTCAAATATGCCAAGAAACGCAAGCAGTTCGGCGCGCCCATTACCAAACACCAGGCCATTCGTTTTCAATTTGCGGATATGGCCACAAAGATTGAGGCGGCACGGCAACTGATTCTTTCAGCAGCATCCATGAAGGACCGGGGAGAAAAGTTCACGAAGGAAGCCTCCATGGCCAAACTCTTTGCCTCTGAAATGGTGCAGGAAGTCACGGCCCAGGCCATACAGATCCACGGCGGATACGGATTTACCAAAGACTATCCTGTGGAACGGTTTTACAGGGACGCCCGGGTTTTTACCATTTACGAGGGCACCAGCGAAATTCAGCGTATTGTCATTTCAAATGCAGTGCTTAAGGATAAGCGCAAATTATGATTTAATCTGCATTGGACGATCATATTGTACAAAAGTCTGTGTGACTGATACACATCTTTCAACTTGTTTTGTGGGCTGAACCATGGAGAAAACCAGGTCAGCCCATAACTGTCAGTTGAATCTTGGCGAACCAGAATATGTGGTATTCAGTTTTCTTTTTTTAGTACATTCTAAATTCTGTCAAAAATGATAAATTTTTCTAAGATTCGAATTTTGAATAAGGGCTATTGCCTTTCAAGTTTGAATCATTTAGGGAAATAATGTCTAAGACTTTTTGTCTTAAGCTTTTATCAATACCCCAATTTTTTTAAAAGAGCATTATAAATTGCCAATATTTTCACGCAGAGAAATTCAGAAGTGCATAGATTCAGTAAGCCCTATAATTGGTAGACGAAAATTAAAGCATATTATAACTTCTCTAAACATTGCTGGCAAAGATTCGAATGAGAAAAGGCACATAGAATGCTTATCTAATATATGGGAAGTTGTAGTACTCTCTTTATTCTCTCACTCCGGTGTTCTTAAATATGAAGTCCCGATATCAAATGGAAAAAAGCCAGATATTAATTATCATAACGATCAAATATCATTGATTGGTGACATCTTTGCTGTCTCTGATGATCAGCAGCGAAAAAAAAATCCCGCAGATGAGTTTTTGAACATCATTTTAAAAATGAAAAGAAAATTTGGTCCAAAAAATGGTGGGCTTTTTGGGCGTATAGAATCTATTGATATTAAGACAAAGAATGGATTAACAGTTAAAAGACTTGCCTTACCCCCTTTAGACGATCTGGAAACTTATCTTCAAGACAAAGTGTATCCTTTTTTTAATAGACTAAAAAGGTTTCCAACTGAGCAGCATAATTATTCAGTAGATGAGTATTATGATCCAAAAACAAAAGTAAAATTTTGGTTGGAATTTAAACCGAAGCAAAATTTTTACAGTAATTCTTACGATAGTTTTACCCAGATAACAGATATCAAGAGTCATGTTTTATGGAGAAGATTGGAAGACAAAGAAAATCATCAATTTAAAAATGCAACAGAAGATTCTGTTCGCATAATATTTATCTGCGACAATGGATGTTCCGCTTTAAAGAGAAACCCAAAGGATGTTTTAGATTATTTTTGGAATTATTCTAATTCTATTTCAGCTGCTGTTGTGCTTTCCATTGGGTCAGAGACTCCAATTAACCTTAGATCCTTAATTTATTATAACCCCAATTGTCCCTACCGCTTGACTGAAAGTCATACAGAATTTTTGAAAGACATTTTGAATAAAGTACCAAAACCAATAAATTCACCAGAGAATGCGTTGAATTCTATACGTATGAATCTAAAAGCAACGACACATTTAGGAGGCCTTGTTGTGTCTGATAACAAAATACAAATGTCAGGAATTGAACTGTTAAAAATTTTGGCTGGGAAAATGAGCCTTGATTCTTTTTGTGAAGGAAACAGTCTCGATAACAATCCATTTGAAGACAAAATAAATAATTTAAAGACAATTAAGAATATAGAAGTAGTTCCTTGTGATGGCAAAGATGACGATATTGTGACCATTGAATTTCGAAACGAAGATAGTGCACTCGATGTTTTTAAAATTCCGGGTAATTAATAAATGAATCTTTTTAAAGTAAAAAAATATAATCCTGATTATATAAGAGGTAGCACCCATAGATTATGTTCTATTTATATAGCGAAATTTTCTTTGGCTTAAGGCAGATAATACATTGGCATTTTTAAAATATTTATATCCCGATCGTTATCTTTCTATTGTTTGTATTGTCACGGTTATCTTCACGGGACTTTGCCTGGAGAGCGCTACAGCATCGCCCGCCCGGATTCAGGTGCAGGACAGTACCGGTGCAACCCTTGTTTTTGGTCAGCCGCCCCAAAGAATTGTCAGCCTTGTGCCCACGGCATCGGAAATACTTGTAACCATCGAGGCGGGGGACCTGCTTAAAGGGGCTACCTACCATGATGTAACGCTTTCGGGATCAGACCAACGAGAGGTTGTGGGCGGTTTTTTCAATCCTTCCTATGCCCATGTCAAACAAGTTCATCCGGATTTGCTCATTGCCGCCGCTTTTCATGACAGAATCATTGAGGATGCAAAAAAGTCCGGGCTGAAAGTGTTTGTTTATGACACAAACACCCTGGACCTGGCCTGGGCCCAGATGAAGACCCTTGGCCGGATCACAGGCCATGAACTCCAGGCCCTGGACCTGGTGAGAAAGAACATAGACAACCTGGCCCATGTCAAAGCAAAGCTTGCCAGGGCAAAGGTAAAGCATAAACGAGTGATGCGGCTCATGGGCCGGGACAGAATCATGACGCCGGGGGCTGATACGTTTCAGGCAGAAATGATACGGGCCGCGGGCGGCCTGGCCCCGGATTTCGGGAAAACCGGCATGATTGTGCCCGTACCCCTGGAAGATTGGACCCGTTTTAATCCCCAGGTGATATACGGTTGCGGGGGTGATAAGCGGGCGGCGGAGAATTTTTTTTCAAGACCGGGGTGGAAGGATGTGGATGCCGTGAGAAATCACCAGATCTATTATCTGCCCTGTGACCTGACCTGCCGGGCATCGGTTCACACGTCCGACTTTGTGGCCTATCTTTCCTCGTTGATTTACACACAGGAATTTGCCAATGGGAAAAATGATGTCCATACTTCCGGCATTATCGATGAAACGTTACTTGAACAGGATATCTCAAAGGATTTTCCATACGTTAAAAAAGCATCCATAATCAATGCGTACGTGTTTGACTATCCCAACAAAACCTTGGCCCTGGATTTAAAAACACCCATGACCGTTTTGTCAACCCTGGAAGGCTGGCGGGATAATATTACAACCGTGGGCAATCACTACACCCCGCCGCCCACCTGGATGCCGGGCCACCTGGCAGGCATCGATGCCCTTGGCACCCGCATCCTTGACGCCATCGGCAAAAAAGCCGACACCACGGCCTTGCTCATGACCGGAGCGGATATGGGCAACCTGTCCATCCGGACCGAGAAAGTTAAAAAGATAAAAGTCGCGGCCCTGGTTACGGCAGGCGTTATGTCCAATGCCGTTCGTATGGGCACCGATGAAGGCATGTTTTATGAACCGGGCACCATTAATATATTGATACTAACCAACATGCACCTGACTCCCCGGGCCATGTCCCGGACAATTATTTCGGCCACGGAAGCCAAGACAGCCGTGCTGGAAGATCTGGACATCCGTTCAAGCGTTTCCGGAGCGACACATCCGGCCACGGGCACCGGCACAGACAATATCATAGTGGTGGCCGGTCAGGGTACAATCATTGAAAATGCAGGCGGACATTCAAAAATGGGAGAACTCATTGCAAAGGCTGTATACGCAGGGGTTAAAGATGCCGTGGAAAAACAGAACGGAATCCTGGCCGGCCGCCATGTGGTTCAACGTTTGAAAGAACGAAATATCAGCATTTATGAACTCACCACCAAAGCCCAATGCAATTGCGGGCAAAAGAAAAGTGAATTCAACAGCATGGTGGAGCATCTGCTGTTGAACAAAGAGATTTCAGGATTCATGGAATCGGCCTTGGCGCTGAGCGATGCTCATGAGCGCGGGCAGGTGAAAAACTTTGAGGCCTTTGACCTGTGGTGCGGACAAATGGCAAAAAAAATCGCGGGCCAGCCCATTGAAATCATGGATTTAACCCGGGAGGATCATGTTCCCATTGTGATTAAAAAAGCGTTGAATGCAATTATGACCGGCGCTAAAGCCCGAATTGGGGAGGAAAACGAATAATGGACAGGCAAAACCGCCCTAAAACAATTCTGGTCTGGGTGCTGGCCCTGGTCTGTGCGCCAGCCTGGGCTGCAGCCCAGGCGCCTGCACCGGCTGCCCGGGTGATCTCCCTGTCTCCTTTTATCACGGAAACCATTTACCTGCTGGGAGCCCAGGACCAGCTGCTTGCCGACACCACTTATTGTACGGTGCCCCCCGAGGCGGCTCAAAAAGAGAAGATCGGGTCCGTAACCCAAATGAATGTGGAAAAAATCATCAGCCTGCAGCCGGACCTTGTGATCTCCTCTCCTTTAAGCAAAGAAAAGCAGCTTAAAATTCTTCAGTCCCAGGGTCTGCAAATTATGAAGATA
Above is a window of uncultured Desulfobacter sp. DNA encoding:
- a CDS encoding branched-chain amino acid aminotransferase codes for the protein MEVKVTRVSQPGTRPKDEDLGFGTVFTDHMFVMDYEKDKGWVNARIEPFGDFSMSPASMVLHYGQAVFEGLKAYKTADGQIQLYRARDNFARMNRSSQGLCIPEIDIDFVMDALKQLLKIEEAWIPETPGTSLYIRPTIVATDPYLGVRASYTYKFFIILSPVGSYYSQGLQPVKIWVCEDHVRAVRGGVGEFKTPGNYAASLLAGEKAKKEGYNQVLWLDGIELKYIEEVGAMNIFFLINDELVTPMLNGSILPGITRFSVIELAKKWGIKVSERKISIDEVIAAADNGTLQEMFGSGTAAVVSPVGELRYKDKVINIGDGNPGETCMKFYNAVTDIQYGKAEDTEGWIEVVE
- a CDS encoding acyl-CoA dehydrogenase, producing the protein MLFKLTDEQVMIQNMVREFSRKVIAPTAAERDKTREFPADNFKQMGELGLMGMMVPEEFGGEAADAVSYVLALSEIAYSCASTSVVMSVQNSIVCESLNKFGTKAQKQEFLVPLASGEIIGAFALTEPDAGSDPVSQTTTAAKDGDEYVIDGTKRFITSGENSSVVLVTAKTDETRGHKGISCFIVPKTTPGLVVGHHEDKMGLRASDTTDLIFENCRIPAANILGKEGDGFKIAMSGLDSGRIGIAAQSLGVAQAAFDAAVKYAKKRKQFGAPITKHQAIRFQFADMATKIEAARQLILSAASMKDRGEKFTKEASMAKLFASEMVQEVTAQAIQIHGGYGFTKDYPVERFYRDARVFTIYEGTSEIQRIVISNAVLKDKRKL
- a CDS encoding helical backbone metal receptor, with amino-acid sequence MAFLKYLYPDRYLSIVCIVTVIFTGLCLESATASPARIQVQDSTGATLVFGQPPQRIVSLVPTASEILVTIEAGDLLKGATYHDVTLSGSDQREVVGGFFNPSYAHVKQVHPDLLIAAAFHDRIIEDAKKSGLKVFVYDTNTLDLAWAQMKTLGRITGHELQALDLVRKNIDNLAHVKAKLARAKVKHKRVMRLMGRDRIMTPGADTFQAEMIRAAGGLAPDFGKTGMIVPVPLEDWTRFNPQVIYGCGGDKRAAENFFSRPGWKDVDAVRNHQIYYLPCDLTCRASVHTSDFVAYLSSLIYTQEFANGKNDVHTSGIIDETLLEQDISKDFPYVKKASIINAYVFDYPNKTLALDLKTPMTVLSTLEGWRDNITTVGNHYTPPPTWMPGHLAGIDALGTRILDAIGKKADTTALLMTGADMGNLSIRTEKVKKIKVAALVTAGVMSNAVRMGTDEGMFYEPGTINILILTNMHLTPRAMSRTIISATEAKTAVLEDLDIRSSVSGATHPATGTGTDNIIVVAGQGTIIENAGGHSKMGELIAKAVYAGVKDAVEKQNGILAGRHVVQRLKERNISIYELTTKAQCNCGQKKSEFNSMVEHLLLNKEISGFMESALALSDAHERGQVKNFEAFDLWCGQMAKKIAGQPIEIMDLTREDHVPIVIKKALNAIMTGAKARIGEENE
- a CDS encoding XRE family transcriptional regulator; the protein is MAKKKEVTHVGVRIKRARLDKKLSLDAMANETGLSKDFIKKIESGEQRPSVGTLLQLSRTLQLASGFLLNESDDSVEARADAYTKRTDNYAYTPLSHGAENNHLKAFRIVVEAGARHEGVSFQHEGEEFAYVLDGEVEIQVGDHINVLKTGESLHFNSGIKHDLRNIGDHDAELIVVVYAP